From one Streptomyces sp. N50 genomic stretch:
- a CDS encoding serpin family protein translates to MGAVQGALVGGTAVGVTVDAVNRLTARWADAVTGGSVFSAAGVWPLLAFLADGASGAARAELADAVGLPADQAAASARELLGAMESMPGLNSALGLWTRRELAVREEWRAGLSAGTHGVLTEDLPASQRALDAWAAERTGGLIERMPVTLDEGVLMVLASALALRTEWPRPFSELRLSPDAGPWQGRQLAGLHRTGVRLDRAGVVSGPHGYVTELKVPGDNGIDVHLLLGEQRMTPGQVLGTGVDVLARRLPVVPSGQLPYGDVGPGLRVEQQRCATPQPPELSVTTVAYDMRARHDLLDLHGLFGLTTAMDTRDGHFPGISPTPLAIGQAEQSTMAQFGALGFRAAAVTAVAPVYGAARPDLRHTTTVVTARFDRPFGFLAVHRESRLILTAGWVTDPTPYGR, encoded by the coding sequence TTGGGAGCGGTTCAGGGCGCGCTGGTCGGGGGCACGGCGGTCGGGGTGACGGTCGACGCGGTCAACCGGCTGACGGCGCGTTGGGCGGACGCGGTGACCGGTGGCTCGGTCTTCTCGGCGGCCGGGGTGTGGCCGCTGCTGGCGTTCCTCGCCGACGGGGCGTCGGGCGCCGCGCGGGCGGAACTGGCGGACGCGGTGGGGCTGCCCGCCGACCAAGCGGCCGCCTCCGCACGGGAGTTGCTGGGCGCGATGGAGTCGATGCCCGGGCTGAACTCCGCGCTCGGCCTGTGGACCCGGCGCGAACTGGCCGTACGGGAGGAGTGGCGGGCGGGGCTGTCGGCGGGCACGCACGGTGTGCTCACCGAGGATCTCCCGGCCTCGCAACGGGCGTTGGACGCGTGGGCGGCCGAGCGGACGGGCGGGCTGATCGAGCGGATGCCGGTCACGCTGGACGAGGGCGTGCTGATGGTCCTGGCGAGCGCGCTCGCGCTCCGGACCGAATGGCCGCGCCCCTTCAGCGAGTTGCGGCTCAGCCCCGACGCCGGGCCCTGGCAGGGACGGCAGTTGGCGGGCCTGCACCGCACGGGCGTCCGGCTCGACCGGGCCGGCGTGGTGAGCGGCCCGCACGGTTACGTCACCGAGCTGAAGGTCCCCGGCGACAACGGGATCGACGTCCACCTGCTGCTCGGCGAGCAGCGCATGACGCCAGGTCAGGTACTGGGCACGGGAGTTGACGTGCTGGCCCGCCGGCTCCCCGTGGTCCCGAGCGGCCAACTCCCGTACGGCGACGTGGGACCGGGCCTGCGCGTCGAGCAACAGCGGTGCGCCACACCGCAACCGCCGGAGCTGTCCGTGACGACGGTGGCGTACGACATGCGGGCGCGGCACGATCTCCTGGACCTGCACGGCCTGTTCGGGCTCACGACGGCGATGGACACCCGGGACGGCCACTTCCCCGGCATCAGCCCGACCCCGCTGGCGATCGGTCAGGCCGAACAGTCCACGATGGCCCAGTTCGGCGCCCTAGGTTTCCGCGCCGCCGCGGTGACCGCGGTCGCGCCCGTCTACGGCGCCGCCCGGCCCGACCTCCGCCACACGACCACCGTCGTCACCGCCCGCTTCGACCGCCCCTTCGGCTTCCTGGCCGTACACCGGGAGTCGCGCCTGATCCTGACGGCGGGCTGGGTCACGGATCCGACCCCGTACGGGAGGTAG
- a CDS encoding DEAD/DEAH box helicase, protein MEGEFPRAGRRARELCARGTRLYDVARALREDHTRALDTVRSALEPLRAELVAQELESIPVARLKDVTEGRLRLGAVEAAGLTSVRAVHEASRYELRQLPGVGQQTADRALAAARQIARAVAETVSVRIDVDHPEPRTTALVIALQRLVEAGPELRRALDAANRLDERLGALLPVARPASSRLLMALAGRRRRESALAAVAELHELVADPAAKDVRLLIAQASTDLLRPPVSDIEAWVDFELRSAEYYSQLAEVDGQQPDLAASEGFLPTELAERVHAQPLDDTHRRVSLRGYQSFGARFALAQRRVVLGDEMGLGKTIQAIAALAHLAAEGQSHFLVVCPASVLINWTREIGSRSTLRALPVHGPDRHEAFAEWGERGGVAITTFDTLHTLPTPADTSPKGKRAKADAPTGPTPGMLVVDEAHYVKNPDTRRTKSVALWTERCDRVLFLTGTPMENHVEEFRTLVRHLRPDLLPTVRNGTAAAGPHAFRKSVAPAYLRRNQEDVLTELPALVQVDEWVELGVADREAYARAVGDGNFMAMRRAAYADTEKSAKLHRLLELVAEAADNGVKVVVFSYFRDVLAAVEQALEKGVFGPISGSVPAARRQQFVDDFTQAPGHAVLLSQIEAGGVGLNLQAASLVILCEPQVKPTVEHQAVARVHRMGQIRTVQVHRMLAPDSVDDRLLTILKNKDRLFDAFARRSALADATPDAIDISDATLARRIVEEEQQRLAAEATN, encoded by the coding sequence ATGGAGGGCGAGTTTCCGCGGGCCGGACGGCGGGCCAGGGAGCTGTGCGCACGGGGCACGCGGCTCTACGACGTGGCGCGCGCCCTGCGTGAGGACCACACCCGCGCGCTCGACACCGTCCGCTCCGCGCTGGAGCCGCTGCGGGCCGAACTCGTCGCGCAGGAGCTGGAGTCCATCCCGGTAGCGAGGCTGAAGGACGTCACCGAGGGGCGGCTGCGGCTCGGGGCCGTGGAGGCGGCCGGGCTGACCTCCGTGCGCGCGGTGCACGAGGCGAGCCGGTACGAGCTGCGGCAACTGCCCGGCGTAGGACAGCAGACCGCCGACCGGGCCCTCGCCGCCGCCCGGCAGATCGCGCGGGCCGTCGCGGAGACCGTGTCCGTGCGCATCGACGTCGACCACCCCGAACCCCGCACCACCGCCCTGGTCATCGCCCTGCAACGGCTCGTCGAGGCAGGCCCGGAGCTGCGCCGCGCCCTGGACGCCGCGAACCGGCTCGACGAGCGGCTCGGCGCCCTGCTGCCCGTGGCCCGGCCCGCCAGCAGCAGGCTGCTGATGGCGCTCGCCGGGCGCAGGCGCCGGGAGAGCGCGCTCGCGGCGGTCGCCGAACTCCACGAACTGGTCGCCGACCCGGCCGCCAAGGACGTACGGCTGCTGATCGCGCAGGCCTCCACCGACCTGCTGCGGCCGCCGGTCTCCGACATCGAGGCGTGGGTCGACTTCGAGCTGCGGTCCGCCGAGTACTACAGCCAGCTCGCCGAGGTCGACGGACAACAGCCGGACCTCGCGGCGAGCGAGGGCTTCCTGCCGACGGAACTGGCCGAGCGCGTGCACGCCCAGCCGCTGGACGACACCCACCGCCGGGTCTCCCTGCGCGGATACCAGTCCTTCGGTGCACGCTTCGCCCTGGCCCAGCGCCGGGTCGTCCTCGGGGATGAGATGGGGCTCGGCAAGACCATCCAGGCCATCGCCGCGCTCGCCCATCTCGCGGCCGAGGGGCAGAGCCACTTCCTGGTGGTCTGCCCGGCCAGCGTGCTGATCAACTGGACCCGGGAGATCGGCTCCCGCAGCACCCTGCGCGCGCTGCCCGTGCACGGCCCGGACCGGCACGAGGCCTTTGCGGAGTGGGGTGAGCGGGGCGGGGTCGCGATCACCACCTTCGACACGCTGCACACCTTGCCGACGCCGGCCGACACGTCACCGAAGGGGAAGCGGGCGAAGGCCGACGCGCCGACCGGCCCCACCCCGGGCATGCTCGTCGTGGACGAGGCCCACTACGTGAAGAACCCGGACACCCGCCGCACCAAGTCGGTCGCCCTGTGGACCGAGCGCTGCGACCGCGTCCTGTTCCTCACCGGCACGCCCATGGAGAACCACGTCGAGGAGTTCCGCACCCTCGTCCGCCACCTCCGCCCCGACCTGCTGCCGACGGTCCGCAACGGCACGGCGGCGGCCGGACCGCACGCCTTCCGCAAGTCCGTCGCCCCGGCCTATCTGCGCCGCAACCAGGAGGACGTGCTCACCGAACTCCCCGCCCTGGTCCAGGTCGACGAGTGGGTCGAGCTCGGCGTCGCCGACCGCGAGGCGTACGCCCGCGCGGTCGGCGACGGCAACTTCATGGCGATGCGCCGGGCCGCCTACGCCGACACCGAGAAGTCCGCGAAGCTGCACCGCCTGCTGGAGCTGGTCGCCGAGGCCGCGGACAACGGCGTGAAGGTGGTGGTCTTCTCGTACTTCCGGGACGTCCTCGCGGCAGTCGAACAGGCCCTGGAGAAGGGGGTGTTCGGGCCCATCTCCGGAAGCGTCCCGGCCGCCCGCCGACAGCAGTTCGTCGACGACTTCACCCAGGCCCCCGGCCACGCCGTCCTGCTCTCCCAGATCGAGGCGGGCGGGGTCGGCCTCAACCTCCAGGCCGCCTCCCTGGTCATCCTCTGCGAACCCCAGGTCAAGCCGACGGTGGAGCACCAGGCCGTGGCCCGCGTCCACCGCATGGGCCAGATACGCACGGTCCAGGTGCACCGCATGCTCGCCCCCGACAGCGTGGACGACCGGCTCCTGACCATCCTCAAGAACAAGGACCGCCTTTTCGACGCCTTCGCCCGGCGCAGCGCCCTTGCGGACGCCACCCCGGACGCGATCGACATCTCCGACGCCACGCTGGCCCGCCGCATCGTGGAGGAGGAGCAGCAGCGACTGGCGGCGGAGGCCACCAACTGA
- a CDS encoding serpin family protein: MNALTARWAGVVDGGTVVSAAGVWPLLALLADGAGGTARAELADVVGMPAEQSAAAARELLGGLAAMRGVDSALGLWTKRTLELREPWAAGLPAEAHGVLTGDLDADRTALDAWAAKRTGGLIERMPVALTDATELVLASALALRTEWLRPFEEVPMESAYWSDRVPLGLFRSTAVLDRIGVADTPDGHVTRLKVLGKSAVDVHLLLGEEGMTSGQVLGAGVGILDGRHPVVPGEQLPYGEPGPGLSVTKERRTSPQPPSLDVTTAAYDMSARHDLLALHRLFGLTTARDASRGHFPGISEFPLAIGSAEQSTTARFGALGFRAAAVTAVDAIATGVPDLRHVTTTVTARFDRPFAFLALHRHSRLVLAAGWVTEPDPEQDEGDRG; encoded by the coding sequence GTGAACGCGCTTACGGCGCGGTGGGCCGGGGTCGTCGACGGGGGCACCGTGGTCTCGGCGGCGGGGGTGTGGCCGTTGCTGGCGCTGCTGGCGGACGGTGCCGGGGGTACGGCTCGGGCCGAGCTGGCGGACGTGGTGGGGATGCCCGCGGAGCAATCGGCCGCAGCGGCAAGGGAGTTGCTGGGCGGGCTGGCGGCGATGCGGGGCGTGGACTCGGCGCTCGGGCTGTGGACGAAGCGGACGCTGGAGCTGCGGGAGCCGTGGGCGGCGGGGCTGCCGGCCGAGGCGCACGGGGTCCTCACGGGTGACCTCGACGCCGACCGCACGGCCCTGGACGCGTGGGCGGCGAAACGCACCGGCGGGCTGATCGAGCGCATGCCGGTGGCGCTGACCGACGCCACCGAACTGGTGCTGGCAAGCGCGCTGGCCCTGCGCACGGAGTGGCTGCGCCCGTTCGAGGAGGTGCCGATGGAGAGCGCGTACTGGAGCGACCGGGTCCCGCTCGGCCTGTTCCGCAGCACGGCCGTCCTGGACCGGATCGGCGTCGCGGACACACCGGACGGCCATGTCACCCGGCTGAAGGTGCTGGGCAAGTCGGCGGTCGACGTCCATCTCCTGCTCGGGGAGGAGGGGATGACGTCCGGGCAGGTCCTCGGCGCGGGCGTGGGGATCCTGGACGGCCGTCATCCCGTAGTACCCGGGGAACAACTCCCCTACGGGGAACCGGGACCGGGCCTGAGCGTGACGAAGGAACGCCGCACGAGCCCGCAGCCACCCTCGCTCGACGTGACGACGGCGGCGTACGACATGAGCGCGCGGCATGATCTCCTCGCGCTGCACCGCCTGTTCGGCCTCACGACGGCGCGGGACGCCTCGCGGGGTCACTTCCCCGGGATCAGCGAGTTCCCGCTGGCGATCGGGTCGGCCGAGCAGTCGACGACGGCGAGGTTCGGCGCGCTCGGCTTCCGCGCGGCGGCGGTGACGGCCGTCGACGCCATCGCCACCGGTGTGCCCGACCTCCGCCACGTGACCACCACCGTCACCGCCCGCTTCGACCGCCCCTTCGCCTTCCTCGCCCTGCACCGTCACTCACGGCTGGTGCTGGCGGCGGGCTGGGTCACGGAACCGGACCCCGAGCAGGACGAGGGGGACCGGGGCTGA
- a CDS encoding discoidin domain-containing protein, protein MTKPTRLLLPLLAAALFLPLPLPPASAAPLPRPRDDCDARGWAPSATRIDPADTYHPYVGNGYLGTRVPPAGAGYAASGEKTGWPLYTPRYDGAFVSGLYARGPANTAGREALAALPNWTGLDVTAGTETYGGEGAGRVSHYRQTLNLRCGYVRTSLTWTTTDGRRTDLVYDVLAARDTPHTGAVHLRVTPHWDGELTLTDRLDGRGARRVTQTDGGHIGEHTIGVAFRTDGTGVDGAVASVLDAPGTHQQAPRQSKLSASQATVVPVRSGRTYTATKYVGVDTALTSRDPRSAARDAAGVAARRGWDALLASHSAAWRALWSSDIEVPRHPDLQLWARSAQYGLLSALRPGARNSIAPAGLTSDNYAGMVFWDAETWMFPSLLATHPDLARPVLEYRYRTRTAAAENAAKTAVKGLFFPWTSASHGRLWSECQSWQPPHCVTQNHLQGDIALAAWQYYLATGDRTWLRTRGRPLLNGLAQYWTSRATKNTDGSYSVKEVAGPDEYSNGVNDGVYTNAVAATALRAATDAAHVLGTPAPADWLTVANGLRIPYDPKRRIFLQYDGYNGSQIKQADTVLLIYPLEWPMPAGAAAATLDYYAQRTDPDGPAMTDAVHAIDAAAIGEPGCAAYTFLRRAYQPFARGPFALFSESRGDKAGASDPLSGSPAQDFLTGKGGFLQVFTHGLTGLRLRPDSLHLDPTLPPQLPDGVRLSGLRWRGRTYDIAIGAKTTTVRLRSGAPFSLDTPEGRRTLSGTVTLKTRRPDLTPTTDLARCRPATATSSTSGRYPEAAVDGSPATAWSPDADRAALTVDLGRAVRVGTVHPTWTKQPGSYTVEVSADRRTWHSPDGTPARYVRVTVRSGGKGAALAELDVRS, encoded by the coding sequence GTGACCAAGCCGACCCGTCTGCTGCTCCCGCTCCTCGCCGCCGCGCTGTTCCTCCCCCTTCCGCTGCCCCCGGCGTCAGCCGCACCCCTCCCCCGCCCTCGCGACGACTGCGACGCGCGCGGCTGGGCGCCCTCGGCCACCCGGATCGACCCGGCCGACACGTACCACCCCTACGTCGGCAACGGTTACCTCGGCACCCGGGTCCCGCCCGCCGGCGCCGGGTACGCCGCGTCCGGTGAGAAGACCGGCTGGCCGCTCTACACCCCGCGCTACGACGGCGCGTTCGTCTCCGGCCTCTATGCCCGGGGCCCCGCGAACACGGCCGGCCGCGAGGCCCTCGCCGCGCTGCCGAACTGGACCGGCCTCGACGTCACGGCGGGCACCGAGACGTACGGCGGGGAGGGTGCCGGCCGGGTCAGCCACTACCGCCAGACCCTCAACCTCCGCTGCGGGTACGTCCGTACGTCCCTCACCTGGACCACCACCGACGGCCGCCGCACCGACCTCGTCTACGACGTCCTCGCCGCCCGCGACACCCCGCACACCGGCGCCGTGCACCTGCGCGTGACCCCGCACTGGGACGGCGAACTCACCCTCACCGACCGCCTCGACGGCCGCGGCGCCCGCCGTGTCACGCAGACCGACGGCGGGCACATCGGCGAACACACCATCGGCGTGGCGTTCCGCACGGACGGGACGGGTGTCGACGGAGCCGTCGCGTCCGTGCTGGACGCACCCGGGACCCATCAACAGGCGCCCAGGCAAAGCAAGTTGAGCGCAAGTCAGGCCACCGTCGTCCCCGTCCGTTCCGGCCGTACCTACACCGCCACCAAGTACGTCGGCGTCGACACCGCCCTCACCTCACGCGACCCCCGTTCCGCCGCGCGGGACGCCGCCGGGGTGGCCGCGCGGCGGGGGTGGGACGCCTTGCTCGCCTCGCACAGTGCCGCGTGGCGGGCGCTGTGGTCGTCGGACATCGAGGTTCCGAGGCATCCGGATCTCCAACTCTGGGCCCGTTCAGCGCAGTACGGGCTGTTGTCCGCGCTGCGCCCCGGCGCCCGGAACAGCATCGCGCCCGCCGGGCTGACCAGCGACAACTACGCCGGCATGGTCTTCTGGGACGCCGAGACCTGGATGTTCCCCTCCCTGCTCGCGACCCACCCGGACCTCGCCCGGCCGGTCCTCGAATACCGCTACCGCACTCGCACGGCCGCCGCCGAGAACGCCGCGAAGACCGCGGTGAAGGGCCTGTTCTTCCCCTGGACCAGCGCGAGTCACGGGCGGCTGTGGAGCGAGTGCCAGAGCTGGCAGCCGCCGCACTGCGTCACCCAGAACCACCTCCAGGGCGACATCGCGCTGGCCGCCTGGCAGTACTACCTGGCCACCGGCGACCGCACCTGGCTCCGCACCCGAGGCCGGCCGCTCCTCAACGGCCTTGCCCAGTACTGGACTTCGCGGGCGACCAAGAACACCGACGGCTCGTACTCCGTCAAGGAGGTCGCCGGACCCGACGAGTACAGCAACGGCGTCAACGACGGCGTCTACACCAACGCCGTCGCCGCCACCGCCCTGCGCGCCGCCACCGACGCGGCCCACGTCCTCGGCACCCCCGCCCCCGCCGACTGGCTCACCGTCGCGAACGGCCTGCGCATCCCCTACGACCCGAAGCGCAGGATCTTCCTCCAGTACGACGGCTACAACGGCTCCCAGATCAAGCAGGCCGACACCGTGCTGCTGATCTACCCGCTGGAGTGGCCCATGCCGGCCGGTGCCGCGGCCGCCACCCTCGACTACTACGCCCAGCGCACCGACCCGGACGGCCCCGCCATGACCGACGCCGTCCACGCGATCGACGCGGCGGCGATCGGCGAACCGGGCTGTGCCGCGTACACCTTCCTGCGGCGGGCCTACCAGCCCTTCGCGCGCGGCCCGTTCGCCCTCTTCTCCGAGTCGCGCGGCGACAAGGCGGGCGCGTCCGACCCCCTCTCGGGCTCCCCAGCCCAGGACTTCCTCACCGGCAAGGGCGGCTTCCTCCAGGTCTTCACCCACGGCCTCACCGGTCTGCGGCTGCGCCCGGACTCCCTCCACCTCGACCCGACCCTGCCGCCCCAACTCCCGGACGGCGTCCGCCTGTCGGGGCTGCGCTGGCGCGGTCGTACGTACGACATCGCGATCGGGGCGAAGACGACCACGGTACGGCTGCGGTCCGGGGCGCCCTTCTCCCTGGACACCCCCGAGGGGCGCCGCACCCTCTCCGGCACGGTCACCCTCAAGACCCGGCGTCCGGACCTCACCCCCACCACCGATCTGGCCCGCTGCCGCCCGGCGACGGCGACTTCCTCGACCTCCGGCCGCTACCCGGAGGCCGCCGTGGACGGCAGCCCCGCGACCGCCTGGTCCCCGGACGCCGACCGAGCCGCTCTCACCGTCGACCTGGGGCGGGCGGTGCGCGTGGGGACCGTTCACCCCACGTGGACCAAGCAGCCGGGGTCGTACACGGTCGAGGTCTCGGCGGACCGTCGTACCTGGCACTCGCCCGACGGCACGCCCGCCCGGTACGTCCGCGTCACCGTGCGCAGTGGCGGCAAGGGTGCCGCTCTCGCCGAACTCGACGTGCGCTCGTGA
- a CDS encoding LysR family transcriptional regulator, whose product MAMTTDVHVRDLRYFVAVAEELHFTRAAERLYVSQPALSKQIRALERQLGAELFRRDRQGVALTAAGAALLPYAERVLALWAEGANVLAEVSAAGRSTLVVGMSTSPGRGGLLPAIRSRFTAARPEANVRLRQVSWDDPTAGLADGDADVAFVWLPLPDAERYDWTVVAEEPRLVALPESHPLAARAEVDFADLADEPFLALPSDAGPLRDHWLALDERGGQLPRIGAEIASTEETYEALVAGLGVCLVATGNAHLITLGGVITRPVHGISPSRYALAWRREDGGRPLVRAYAEACRLVAGR is encoded by the coding sequence ATGGCTATGACGACGGACGTCCACGTACGGGACCTGCGCTACTTCGTCGCGGTCGCCGAGGAGCTCCACTTCACGCGCGCGGCCGAGAGGCTGTACGTCTCGCAGCCCGCCCTGAGCAAGCAGATCCGGGCGCTGGAACGGCAGTTGGGCGCCGAACTGTTCCGGCGTGACCGGCAGGGCGTGGCGCTCACGGCCGCCGGTGCGGCCCTACTGCCGTACGCCGAGCGGGTGTTGGCCCTCTGGGCGGAGGGCGCGAACGTGCTGGCGGAGGTGAGTGCGGCCGGGCGCAGCACCCTGGTGGTCGGCATGAGCACCAGCCCCGGCCGGGGTGGCCTGCTGCCCGCGATCCGCTCCCGCTTCACGGCCGCGCGTCCCGAGGCGAACGTACGGCTGCGGCAGGTGAGTTGGGACGATCCGACGGCGGGTCTCGCGGACGGCGACGCGGACGTGGCGTTCGTCTGGCTGCCGCTGCCCGACGCGGAGCGCTACGACTGGACGGTCGTGGCGGAGGAACCCCGCCTGGTCGCGCTCCCGGAGAGCCATCCGCTGGCCGCTCGCGCCGAGGTCGACTTCGCGGACCTCGCCGACGAGCCGTTCCTCGCCCTGCCGTCCGACGCGGGCCCGTTGCGCGACCACTGGCTCGCCCTCGACGAGCGCGGTGGCCAACTGCCGCGCATCGGCGCGGAGATCGCGAGCACCGAGGAGACGTACGAGGCGCTGGTCGCCGGTCTCGGCGTCTGCCTGGTGGCCACGGGCAACGCCCACCTGATCACTCTCGGCGGTGTCATCACCCGCCCGGTGCACGGGATTTCGCCGAGCCGTTACGCCCTGGCCTGGCGGCGCGAGGACGGCGGACGGCCGCTGGTCCGGGCGTACGCGGAGGCGTGCCGTCTGGTGGCGGGGCGCTGA
- a CDS encoding sigma-70 family RNA polymerase sigma factor → MNDGPTAAYARIYEEQQPRLVAYARSLTRNTWVAEDLVAEAHFRVWRRLSAGHEIDNVPAYLMTTVKHLATAAGSAARETPRDPQADERADASHAQVHGGDPAEQVSSTDLLVRVLEQLPERWVKALWLAEAEGLPLAAIGPQLGTKQGATAVLLHRAREGMRQAFLREQTGAPDDPACQVHWARMPAYVRGGATERQSERLLGHVDACDDCAARLAALMRANDRLPALVAPALLVFVLGGTGKFLLAAFGAGSAGAATAAAGGHGAGLLHGVRHVAVGASKTQMAAAVGTAVAGAVAVVVLLGGSDATEVPVAKGPVAEVPVTQAPVASEPRSGKPSKTPGRSTGSTAPAADGSISAVSPAALGGTGGGSVVVPVGGGGATPVPPAPVEPPPVITEPTPAPTPPPTPAPPVTTKPEPEPTPTPPVVTEPKPEPKPEPTPTEPTPTDPAPTPPKSEEPTPEPSTPVQETPDPVTTPEPTAPSEPSTSPTPEPSNPTGDQPCSDGAGAGGQDGNGSGSADGVGAVDGLH, encoded by the coding sequence ATGAACGACGGTCCCACCGCCGCGTACGCCCGGATCTACGAGGAGCAGCAACCGCGCCTCGTCGCCTACGCCCGCTCGCTCACCCGGAACACCTGGGTCGCCGAAGACCTCGTCGCCGAGGCGCACTTCAGGGTGTGGCGCAGGCTGTCCGCCGGCCATGAGATCGACAACGTACCGGCGTACCTCATGACGACCGTGAAGCACCTCGCCACGGCTGCGGGGAGCGCCGCGCGCGAGACACCGCGCGATCCGCAGGCGGACGAGCGGGCGGACGCGAGCCACGCGCAGGTCCACGGGGGCGACCCGGCCGAGCAGGTGTCATCGACAGACCTGCTGGTACGGGTACTTGAGCAACTGCCCGAACGCTGGGTGAAGGCGCTGTGGCTGGCCGAGGCGGAGGGCCTGCCGCTCGCCGCGATCGGCCCCCAGCTCGGCACCAAGCAGGGCGCGACGGCCGTCCTGCTGCACCGTGCGCGCGAGGGCATGCGGCAGGCGTTCCTGCGCGAGCAGACCGGTGCCCCGGACGATCCCGCGTGCCAGGTCCACTGGGCCCGGATGCCCGCCTACGTGCGCGGCGGCGCCACCGAGCGGCAGTCCGAACGCCTCCTCGGCCACGTCGACGCGTGCGACGACTGCGCCGCCCGCCTCGCGGCCCTGATGCGCGCCAACGACCGCCTCCCCGCACTCGTCGCACCGGCCCTGCTGGTGTTCGTGCTCGGCGGCACGGGCAAGTTCCTGCTCGCCGCGTTCGGCGCGGGTTCCGCGGGAGCGGCCACGGCCGCGGCGGGTGGCCATGGTGCCGGACTGCTGCACGGCGTACGCCACGTGGCAGTTGGCGCTTCCAAGACACAGATGGCGGCCGCCGTCGGTACGGCCGTGGCGGGCGCCGTCGCGGTCGTCGTCCTCCTCGGCGGCAGCGACGCCACCGAAGTCCCGGTGGCGAAGGGCCCGGTGGCCGAAGTCCCGGTCACCCAGGCCCCGGTGGCCTCCGAGCCGCGCTCGGGGAAGCCATCGAAGACACCGGGCAGGAGCACGGGTTCTACGGCCCCTGCGGCGGACGGGTCCATAAGTGCCGTGTCTCCGGCCGCACTTGGCGGCACCGGAGGCGGGTCGGTCGTAGTGCCGGTGGGTGGTGGTGGGGCAACTCCGGTTCCCCCGGCGCCTGTTGAGCCGCCGCCGGTGATTACCGAGCCGACTCCGGCTCCGACCCCGCCTCCGACTCCTGCTCCGCCGGTGACCACGAAGCCGGAACCCGAGCCGACCCCCACACCACCGGTGGTCACGGAACCGAAGCCGGAACCGAAGCCGGAACCGACACCGACGGAACCGACACCGACGGACCCCGCTCCCACGCCTCCGAAGAGCGAGGAGCCGACGCCGGAGCCGAGCACTCCCGTGCAGGAGACCCCGGATCCCGTCACCACCCCGGAGCCCACGGCCCCGTCCGAGCCCTCGACGTCACCCACGCCCGAACCGTCCAACCCGACCGGCGACCAGCCCTGTTCGGACGGAGCCGGCGCCGGGGGCCAGGACGGGAACGGGAGCGGATCAGCCGATGGCGTAGGCGCGGTAGACGGTCTCCACTGA
- a CDS encoding SDR family NAD(P)-dependent oxidoreductase, with protein sequence MNKVWLVTGASSGFGRAIVEAALAAGDVVVGAARRTEGLDDLVAARPDQMEALRLDVTHTGAAEAAVRDVVARHGRIDVLVNNAGRTHVGAFEETTEQELRDLFDLHVFGPAALTRAVLPFMRERRSGAIVQMSSMGGQMSFAGFSAYSGTKFALEGLSEGLADEVAEYGIKVLIVEPGAFRTALFDTSRAGVSADSGVYTKVSETRGFVSGGDGAQAGDPAKAAALILAALDAEVTPLHLPLGDDAVNAVLDHLDQVRGDIAAWEKRTRATGFDA encoded by the coding sequence ATGAACAAGGTGTGGCTGGTCACCGGTGCGAGCAGCGGGTTCGGGCGGGCGATCGTCGAAGCGGCGCTCGCGGCCGGTGACGTGGTCGTGGGTGCGGCCCGGCGGACCGAGGGGCTGGACGACCTCGTCGCCGCGCGGCCCGACCAGATGGAGGCGCTGCGCCTGGACGTCACCCACACGGGGGCGGCGGAGGCGGCCGTACGGGACGTGGTGGCGCGGCACGGGCGGATCGACGTGCTCGTCAACAACGCGGGCCGTACGCACGTCGGGGCCTTCGAGGAGACCACCGAGCAGGAGCTGCGGGACCTGTTCGACCTGCATGTCTTCGGGCCCGCGGCCCTCACGCGCGCGGTGCTGCCGTTCATGCGGGAACGGCGCTCCGGGGCGATCGTCCAGATGAGCAGCATGGGCGGGCAGATGTCCTTCGCGGGCTTCTCGGCGTACAGCGGAACGAAGTTCGCCCTGGAGGGGCTCTCCGAAGGGCTCGCGGACGAGGTCGCCGAGTACGGCATCAAGGTGCTGATCGTCGAGCCGGGTGCCTTCCGGACCGCCCTCTTCGACACGAGCCGGGCCGGGGTCAGCGCCGACAGCGGGGTCTACACCAAGGTGAGCGAGACCCGCGGCTTCGTCTCCGGCGGTGACGGCGCCCAGGCCGGCGACCCCGCGAAGGCGGCGGCCCTCATCCTGGCCGCGCTGGACGCAGAAGTCACTCCGCTGCACCTGCCCCTGGGCGACGACGCGGTGAACGCCGTCCTCGACCACCTCGACCAGGTGCGCGGCGACATCGCGGCGTGGGAGAAGCGGACCCGGGCGACCGGGTTCGACGCGTGA